In the Jatrophihabitans endophyticus genome, one interval contains:
- the deoC gene encoding deoxyribose-phosphate aldolase produces the protein MTALTDTATSDVARDDATLRRFLHGLPGVDQVGADARAASLATRSIKTTAKAWAVDAAIGMVDLTTLEGADTPGKVRSLCAKAARPDPTDPSAPPVAAVCVYPDLVETAVTALRGTRVEIASVATAFPSGRAALATKLHDVRDAVAAGATEIDMVIDRGAFLAGRYRQVYDEIVATKRECGAAHLKVILETGELATLDNVRRASWLALLAGGDFVKTSTGKINPAARPPVALVMLEAVRDYFAATGERRGVKLAGGIRTAKEAVRYLVMVNEVAGDEWLDPRLFRFGASSLLNDLLLQRHKLATGSYDGPDYVTVD, from the coding sequence GTGACTGCCCTCACCGACACGGCGACGAGCGACGTCGCCCGTGACGACGCGACGCTGCGCCGGTTCCTGCACGGCCTGCCCGGGGTGGACCAGGTGGGCGCCGACGCCCGCGCCGCGTCGCTCGCCACCCGCAGCATCAAGACCACCGCCAAGGCGTGGGCCGTCGACGCGGCGATCGGGATGGTCGACCTCACCACGCTCGAGGGCGCCGACACACCCGGCAAGGTGCGTTCGCTGTGCGCCAAGGCCGCGCGCCCCGACCCCACCGACCCGTCCGCCCCGCCGGTCGCCGCCGTCTGCGTCTACCCCGACCTCGTCGAGACCGCGGTCACGGCGCTGCGCGGCACCCGCGTCGAGATCGCCTCGGTGGCCACCGCCTTCCCGTCCGGGCGCGCCGCGCTCGCGACCAAGCTGCACGACGTCCGCGACGCCGTGGCCGCCGGTGCGACCGAGATCGACATGGTGATCGACCGCGGCGCCTTCCTCGCCGGCCGGTACCGCCAGGTCTACGACGAGATCGTCGCGACCAAGCGCGAGTGCGGGGCCGCGCACCTGAAGGTGATCCTCGAGACCGGCGAGCTGGCGACGCTGGACAACGTCCGCCGCGCGTCGTGGCTCGCCCTGCTCGCCGGCGGCGACTTCGTCAAGACCTCGACGGGCAAGATCAACCCGGCCGCCCGGCCGCCGGTGGCGCTGGTCATGCTCGAGGCGGTGCGCGACTACTTCGCCGCCACCGGCGAGCGGCGCGGCGTCAAGCTGGCCGGCGGCATCCGCACCGCCAAGGAGGCGGTGCGCTACCTCGTGATGGTCAACGAGGTCGCCGGCGACGAATGGCTCGACCCGCGGCTGTTCCGCTTCGGCGCGTCCAGCCTGCTCAACGACCTGCTGCTGCAGCGACACAAGCTCGCCACCGGCAGCTATGACGGCCCCGACTACGTGACGGTGGACTGA